One window from the genome of Desulfobotulus pelophilus encodes:
- a CDS encoding FIST signal transduction protein, with protein MIVRLCTKGQPETARETAGQITGDPRVKALLILACDANGWTGESVNPWLLASPVPVFGGIFPQIIAEGKNLEKGTLIIGLFHKITPFILRGISRPGNHFEDILAQEFQHREYSGKTLFIFLDAMSHRIGELIDGLFNTLGLAPAYIGGGAGSLSFIRNPCIITPEGLIADAAILALTDIPSGIGVAHGYHAISEAMKVTEVALNRILSLNWQPAFTLYRQIVEQHSGMSFDHHSFFDMAKAYPLGIARMDAEMIVRDPISVTHNVLTCVGQIPRGSYVHVLHGDRQSLIEGAVHARKMAEANYRGKERKPVLFFIDCISRVLFLGHHFEEEIRSVTQGSFTFGALTLGEIANTGDAFLEFYNKTAVTGLLGESHESCDV; from the coding sequence ATGATTGTAAGGCTATGCACAAAGGGTCAACCGGAAACAGCCCGTGAAACGGCAGGACAGATCACAGGAGACCCAAGGGTTAAAGCCCTGCTCATCCTCGCCTGTGATGCCAACGGCTGGACAGGCGAATCGGTGAACCCCTGGCTTCTGGCCTCTCCTGTTCCTGTTTTTGGAGGTATTTTCCCCCAGATTATTGCCGAAGGGAAAAATCTGGAAAAGGGTACCCTCATCATTGGTCTTTTTCACAAGATCACCCCCTTTATCCTCAGGGGAATAAGCCGACCGGGCAACCATTTTGAAGATATCCTCGCGCAGGAATTCCAGCATAGGGAATACAGCGGAAAAACCCTTTTTATTTTTCTGGATGCCATGTCCCACCGCATCGGAGAACTCATCGATGGTCTTTTCAATACCCTTGGACTGGCACCGGCCTATATTGGAGGCGGTGCCGGATCGCTGAGTTTCATCCGCAACCCGTGCATAATTACTCCAGAGGGTTTGATTGCTGACGCAGCCATTCTGGCCCTTACGGATATTCCCAGCGGCATTGGCGTAGCTCACGGTTACCATGCCATTTCCGAAGCCATGAAAGTAACGGAAGTCGCCCTCAACCGCATTCTCTCACTGAACTGGCAGCCTGCTTTCACCCTGTACCGCCAAATCGTGGAACAGCACTCCGGCATGTCCTTTGATCACCACAGTTTTTTTGACATGGCCAAGGCTTATCCTCTGGGAATTGCACGGATGGACGCGGAGATGATTGTGCGGGACCCCATATCCGTTACCCACAATGTGCTGACCTGTGTGGGGCAAATTCCCCGGGGGAGCTATGTCCATGTTCTCCACGGAGACAGACAATCTCTGATTGAAGGCGCGGTTCATGCAAGAAAAATGGCAGAGGCCAATTACAGAGGCAAAGAAAGGAAGCCCGTACTTTTTTTCATAGACTGCATTTCCCGGGTTCTTTTCCTCGGCCATCATTTTGAGGAGGAAATCCGCTCCGTAACACAAGGTTCCTTCACCTTCGGAGCCCTGACCCTTGGAGAAATTGC
- a CDS encoding ATP-binding protein has product MAASRIPKVPPRFASYILWRVVPPTLVIMLLAGLAGLWVAHSMILSSVHARLQAAADTQQGQIADRMDTLIKQIQHLARNDLIINGLIHALDRDFYLPLFFQSLSITGMPSERIALVDFMGREIVATGPQTRPDLPETLLHELKIKKKTVHMTSHGIEVMIPILVNGFPEGGLVFSLPAETIPRLKNMDRTDLDIAFIDANQNIIMANTSYRQRFGLHVPENTSDWIFMSRSIDTLSGVRLLLGQDRHAALEPVRKLAFYMFLITSCGIAALISSVIAGTRLAVGSVNKLSQAIGSVVNHRDLNRRIKLDGPFELQELARAFNRTLETLQQTTTSTEILEQSREQFALAAKGSNDGIWDWDLRKNTLYLSPKWKEQLGYKDGELSNDFSTFTSRIHPDDRQMVLEKVNLYISCKIHQYENEFRMLHKDGSFRWILARGAAMRDQSGTPYRLAGSHTDITQRKKTELALTETNISLGEALAVAEEMAVKARRANIAKSRFLANMSHEIRTPMNAILGFAHVLARDTLLSPQQKDHITIILRSGHHLLQLINDILDMSRIEAGETHLVSQDFSLSDLIRDVEMIFRTRATEKGLQFLVEKSDSLPLYLHADETKLRQILINLLGNAIKFTEEGGVTLRIRSDHHFSEKEPNTAHMIFEVADSGPGLDENESSLLFEAFHQTLEGFKAGGTGLGLTISRNFAEMMNGSLTCSSQRGHGATFRLEIPLRVVDRLSSIELSPLPQAVIPDPGRDPIRILVADDVKENRSLLHALLKPLGFQIRDAENGAEATRITDSWHPHAILMDIRMPVMDGYEATRRIKSDITQKSPVIIALTATVFEDERGAVMAAGVDAFLRKPFQPRELFDILASSLQLQYIFTPTTLQAAESPQSALASLPSSPSLLSCEERRDFGQAVREGDTVRLYEMIRQTASRNSPAALALESLAKDYEYEKLLAWLAPTDRKGKEAP; this is encoded by the coding sequence ATGGCTGCTTCCAGAATACCCAAAGTCCCTCCCCGTTTTGCATCCTATATCCTGTGGAGGGTGGTTCCTCCAACCCTCGTCATTATGCTTCTGGCTGGCCTGGCCGGACTCTGGGTTGCCCACTCCATGATTCTTTCTTCCGTACATGCCCGTCTTCAGGCGGCCGCCGATACCCAGCAGGGGCAGATAGCGGACAGAATGGACACACTGATCAAACAGATTCAGCACCTTGCCCGTAACGACCTGATCATTAACGGGTTGATTCACGCTCTGGACCGGGATTTCTATCTTCCTCTTTTTTTCCAGTCCCTCAGCATAACGGGCATGCCTTCAGAACGCATTGCCCTCGTGGATTTCATGGGCCGTGAAATCGTTGCCACCGGCCCCCAGACCCGGCCTGATCTTCCGGAAACCCTTCTGCACGAACTGAAAATCAAGAAAAAAACCGTCCATATGACATCCCATGGCATAGAGGTAATGATCCCCATTCTGGTGAACGGCTTTCCGGAAGGCGGCCTTGTCTTTTCCCTGCCTGCGGAAACCATTCCCCGGTTGAAAAACATGGACCGTACGGACCTGGACATAGCCTTTATCGATGCCAACCAGAACATAATCATGGCCAACACCAGCTACCGCCAGCGCTTCGGACTTCATGTACCCGAAAACACATCCGACTGGATTTTTATGAGCCGAAGCATTGACACCCTTTCCGGCGTACGCCTTCTTCTGGGGCAGGATCGCCATGCGGCTTTGGAGCCGGTACGAAAACTGGCATTTTATATGTTTCTCATCACATCCTGCGGCATTGCGGCTCTCATCAGCTCCGTCATAGCAGGAACCCGCCTTGCCGTCGGAAGTGTGAACAAACTCAGCCAAGCCATAGGCAGTGTCGTCAACCATAGGGATCTGAACCGCCGCATAAAACTGGATGGCCCTTTTGAACTGCAGGAACTGGCAAGGGCATTCAACCGCACGCTGGAAACACTGCAGCAGACAACCACTTCCACAGAGATTCTGGAACAGAGCAGAGAACAGTTTGCACTGGCAGCGAAAGGTTCCAACGATGGCATATGGGACTGGGATCTCCGAAAAAACACACTCTATCTATCGCCGAAATGGAAAGAACAGCTCGGCTACAAAGACGGAGAACTTTCCAATGATTTTTCGACTTTTACCAGCCGCATTCACCCGGATGACAGGCAGATGGTGCTTGAAAAAGTGAATCTGTACATTAGCTGCAAAATCCATCAATATGAGAATGAATTCCGCATGCTGCACAAAGACGGTTCCTTCCGCTGGATTCTTGCACGGGGAGCGGCCATGAGGGATCAGTCCGGCACACCGTACAGACTGGCCGGATCCCACACGGACATCACCCAGCGCAAAAAAACGGAATTAGCCCTTACGGAAACCAACATCTCTCTTGGAGAAGCTCTTGCCGTTGCAGAAGAAATGGCGGTAAAAGCCCGGCGTGCCAACATCGCCAAAAGTCGTTTTCTCGCCAACATGAGTCATGAAATCCGTACCCCGATGAATGCCATTCTGGGGTTCGCCCATGTTCTTGCAAGGGATACGCTTCTTTCTCCCCAGCAAAAGGATCACATCACCATTATCCTCCGGAGTGGTCATCACCTGCTTCAGCTGATTAACGATATTCTGGATATGTCCAGAATTGAAGCAGGCGAGACCCATCTTGTGTCCCAGGACTTCTCCCTGTCGGATCTTATACGGGATGTAGAAATGATTTTCCGTACCCGCGCTACAGAAAAGGGGCTGCAATTTCTTGTGGAAAAAAGTGATTCCCTGCCCCTTTATCTGCATGCGGACGAAACAAAGTTACGGCAAATTCTGATCAACCTTCTGGGCAATGCCATCAAGTTCACCGAGGAAGGCGGCGTTACCTTACGAATCCGGTCTGATCACCATTTTTCTGAAAAAGAACCGAACACGGCACACATGATTTTCGAGGTGGCTGATTCAGGACCTGGCCTTGATGAAAATGAATCTTCTCTGCTTTTTGAAGCATTTCATCAGACGCTGGAAGGCTTTAAGGCCGGCGGCACAGGCCTTGGCCTGACCATCAGCCGAAATTTTGCGGAAATGATGAACGGAAGCCTCACCTGTTCAAGCCAGCGGGGGCATGGCGCTACCTTTCGTCTCGAAATCCCCCTCCGGGTAGTTGACCGCCTCAGCAGCATAGAGCTCTCTCCCCTTCCGCAGGCTGTGATACCTGATCCGGGCAGAGATCCCATCCGCATTCTTGTGGCCGATGACGTGAAGGAAAACCGTTCCCTGCTCCACGCCCTCCTCAAACCTCTGGGCTTCCAGATCCGAGATGCGGAAAATGGTGCGGAAGCCACCCGGATTACCGACTCATGGCATCCCCACGCGATCCTTATGGATATACGCATGCCCGTCATGGATGGATATGAGGCCACACGTCGGATTAAATCAGACATCACCCAAAAATCTCCGGTTATTATCGCCCTTACGGCCACTGTTTTTGAAGACGAGCGCGGCGCCGTTATGGCCGCAGGGGTAGACGCTTTCCTTCGAAAGCCATTCCAACCTCGGGAACTTTTTGATATTCTGGCTTCAAGTCTTCAGCTACAGTACATCTTTACTCCAACCACCCTGCAGGCAGCAGAAAGCCCCCAATCCGCCCTGGCATCCCTGCCCTCCAGTCCCTCTCTTCTCTCCTGCGAAGAGCGCAGGGACTTCGGCCAGGCAGTGCGGGAAGGAGATACGGTACGCCTTTATGAAATGATCAGGCAAACTGCATCCAGAAACAGCCCGGCAGCCCTTGCACTGGAATCTCTGGCTAAGGACTATGAATATGAAAAACTTCTCGCCTGGCTGGCACCAACCGACAGGAAAGGAAAGGAAGCCCCATGA
- a CDS encoding ABC transporter substrate-binding protein — protein sequence MRKVPIALLIFILIALTNATSMATESDPVIIGISADMSGPSAMAGRSIYRGALLAVSELNEKGGLLGRPLVLSVKDHRANPARGSTDMERFKEKPGLLAVIGGVHTPVAMEQLPIVHKEKIPFLIPWAAGTHLVENGYNPNYVFRVSVRDDHAASFLINRLLQAGYQKPGLLLERTLWGQSNETALYKALNSRQVEPAGIQWFHWGATDLTSHIRQLIKKDADILILVSQMEEGRIATRSMAALPTEKRLPMISHWGISCGDFFQNETAGETDNLFFLQTFSFLAPALPERAAHLYHLYSNTFPENHRPEAIPAPAGMAHTYDLVHMLALAATRANTLERSIVRDHLENMNEYKGVMRDYKPPFTPERHDALNPEDFRIACFTSGGFITPCSIPAAP from the coding sequence ATGAGAAAAGTTCCCATAGCTCTTCTTATTTTTATTTTGATTGCGCTGACAAACGCCACATCCATGGCGACAGAATCCGACCCTGTCATCATCGGGATCAGTGCAGACATGAGCGGCCCGTCTGCCATGGCTGGCCGGAGTATTTACCGGGGCGCTCTGCTTGCCGTGTCTGAACTCAACGAAAAAGGTGGGTTACTGGGACGCCCCCTTGTACTTTCCGTCAAAGACCACAGGGCTAACCCCGCACGCGGCAGCACAGATATGGAAAGATTTAAGGAAAAACCCGGCCTCCTCGCCGTCATCGGAGGGGTCCATACTCCGGTAGCCATGGAACAGCTGCCCATTGTGCACAAAGAAAAAATACCCTTCCTTATTCCATGGGCTGCAGGAACCCATCTTGTCGAAAACGGATACAATCCCAATTATGTTTTCAGGGTTTCCGTCCGGGATGATCATGCAGCAAGTTTTCTCATCAACAGACTGCTTCAGGCGGGATATCAAAAACCCGGTCTTCTTCTGGAAAGAACCCTATGGGGACAATCCAACGAAACAGCCCTCTACAAAGCCCTGAACAGCAGACAAGTGGAACCGGCAGGAATCCAGTGGTTTCACTGGGGTGCGACCGACCTGACATCCCATATCCGGCAACTGATCAAAAAAGATGCGGACATTCTCATTCTGGTCAGCCAGATGGAAGAAGGTCGCATTGCCACCCGATCCATGGCGGCACTGCCAACGGAAAAGCGCCTGCCCATGATCTCCCACTGGGGCATATCCTGCGGTGATTTCTTTCAAAACGAAACGGCGGGGGAAACGGACAATCTTTTTTTTCTTCAGACCTTTTCCTTCCTTGCGCCAGCCCTGCCTGAACGGGCTGCCCACCTTTATCACCTGTACAGCAACACCTTTCCTGAAAACCACAGACCCGAGGCCATACCGGCACCCGCAGGCATGGCCCACACCTATGACCTTGTGCACATGCTGGCGTTAGCAGCAACAAGGGCCAATACACTGGAAAGAAGTATCGTACGGGACCATCTGGAAAACATGAATGAATATAAGGGAGTCATGCGGGACTACAAACCTCCTTTCACACCGGAGCGCCATGACGCCCTTAATCCTGAAGACTTCCGCATCGCATGTTTCACGTCCGGAGGTTTCATTACCCCCTGCTCCATACCGGCGGCACCATAA
- a CDS encoding response regulator, which translates to MTVQAPPPRIMIIDDTPANLTLMQEILQTHGYRTVAFPNGTMALAAVNENPPDLILLDIRMPEMDGFEVCRHLKQHPLSHNIPVIFISALNETEDKLKAFAAGGVDYVSKPFQPEEIHARVKTHLRLQRLLRESEQRQEVLIQELPDLVMRYDRQGRHLFISSNIKEINNIQPSDYIGKTHRDLNFDPAICQFWENALETVFRTAASLETEYTFSGREKPMIHHIKIIPEYSLSGGIVSALAVSRDITPQKKAEKAMLQAKEAAEAANLVKSEFLANMSHELRTPLNGILGVMYLLQNTSPDTENAEIIRLGINSANRLAHLLTDIIDFANLKSGKPHVAMEDFDLQRVCESIHGLFALTAMEKKVTFTITKEEPLPGPLMGDAARLRQILFHLVGNALKFTKQGTVHLEIIPLIPLPVAPHTVRILFVIADTGIGISQDLMEQIWEPFRQAENSSTRCYEGAGLGLALIRKHVLTMGGTLSIDSIQGKGTEVFLLLPFNLSLSSQHE; encoded by the coding sequence ATGACAGTACAAGCGCCACCTCCCCGGATCATGATCATTGATGACACACCTGCCAATCTCACCCTGATGCAGGAAATTCTTCAAACCCATGGATACCGGACCGTAGCCTTTCCCAATGGCACCATGGCACTCGCTGCTGTCAACGAAAACCCACCCGACCTCATTCTTCTTGACATCCGTATGCCTGAAATGGATGGATTTGAAGTTTGCCGACATCTGAAACAGCATCCTCTATCCCATAATATACCCGTCATTTTTATCAGTGCCCTCAACGAAACAGAAGATAAGCTCAAAGCGTTTGCAGCAGGCGGCGTAGACTATGTAAGCAAACCCTTTCAGCCGGAAGAAATCCATGCGCGTGTAAAAACCCACCTCCGGCTCCAGCGGCTTCTGCGTGAAAGTGAACAAAGACAGGAGGTATTGATTCAGGAACTACCGGATCTTGTCATGCGGTATGACAGGCAGGGCCGCCATCTGTTCATTTCCAGCAACATCAAAGAAATCAACAACATTCAACCATCTGATTACATAGGAAAAACCCATCGCGATCTGAATTTTGACCCGGCTATCTGCCAATTCTGGGAAAACGCTCTGGAAACAGTTTTCAGAACAGCTGCATCGCTGGAAACAGAATATACCTTCAGCGGCAGAGAAAAACCGATGATCCATCATATAAAAATTATTCCGGAATACAGTCTCTCCGGCGGAATCGTTTCTGCTCTGGCTGTAAGCCGAGACATCACTCCCCAGAAAAAAGCGGAAAAAGCCATGCTTCAGGCAAAAGAGGCCGCCGAGGCAGCGAATCTCGTCAAATCCGAATTTCTGGCCAATATGAGCCACGAACTCCGTACGCCGCTGAATGGTATTCTCGGGGTCATGTACCTGCTTCAGAACACATCACCGGATACGGAAAATGCGGAAATTATCCGGCTTGGAATCAACTCGGCCAACAGGCTGGCCCATCTGCTCACAGACATCATTGACTTTGCCAACCTGAAATCCGGAAAGCCCCATGTTGCCATGGAAGACTTTGACCTGCAAAGAGTCTGTGAGTCCATCCATGGACTCTTCGCTTTAACAGCCATGGAAAAAAAAGTAACTTTCACCATAACCAAAGAAGAACCTCTTCCCGGTCCCCTGATGGGAGATGCTGCCCGGCTCCGGCAGATTCTCTTTCATCTGGTAGGAAACGCCTTGAAGTTTACCAAACAGGGAACGGTCCATCTGGAAATCATTCCCCTGATTCCATTACCGGTTGCCCCTCACACGGTACGGATTCTTTTTGTCATAGCCGATACGGGCATAGGCATATCTCAGGATCTGATGGAACAGATATGGGAACCCTTCAGGCAGGCAGAAAATTCATCCACCCGCTGCTATGAGGGCGCCGGCCTTGGACTGGCCCTTATACGGAAACATGTTCTCACCATGGGAGGAACCCTTTCCATAGACAGTATACAGGGAAAAGGAACGGAAGTATTTCTGCTCTTACCTTTTAACCTCTCCCTTTCGTCCCAGCATGAATAA